The Deltaproteobacteria bacterium DNA window CGCGTGTGCGGCCGCGGTGGTGCGGCGCGCGGCGCGATGGCGATCGGCCGGACGGGTGTGTCGGCGGCTCCACGGTCGCCGCGTCGGCGTCCGTGCCCGACGATGGGGCGGCACACGCCAACGATCCCGCCCGCGTGGCGACCAGTGCGGCGCGGGTCGAGGCGCTGCGCGCATTCCTGCGCGCGCGGCTCCCGGACGCGATGATGCCGGCGGCGTTCGTCGTCGTGCCGGAGGTCCCCCTCACGGCGAACGGCAAGGTCGATCATGCGGCGCTCGCGGCGCACGGAGAGGGCGGTGCGCTCGGGGCGGACGATGCGGCGCCGCTGACGCCGCTCGAGCGGACGGTCGCCGCGATCTGGGCGCGCCTCCTCGGCGTCTCCGAGGTCGGGCGCGACGACGACTTCTTCGCGCTCGGCGGGGATTCGCTCCTGGTGTACCGCGTGCTCCGGGCGCTGCGCGCCGAGGTCGGCATCGAGCTCGACCTGGAGCGCTTCCTCGTGCGGCCGACGGTGGCCGGTGCCGCGTCGGCGATCGCGGCCGCCGCCTTCGATGGCCTCGATGCCGCAGAGGCCGACGCGCTCCTCGCCGACGTCGAGGCGCTGCCGGAGGACCAGGCGGCCGCACCGCGAGCAGGCGGCGATGCGGCCGGGGAGGGCGCCGATGCGTGACCGGGGTGCGCGGCTCGGGGCGCTGTCCACGGAAAAACAGGCGCTCCTCCTCCGCCGGCTCACCGCGCAGGCGGCCGGGGTGTCGGCTCTCGCGCCCGTGCCTCGCGGCGCGGGGGTCAACGTCTTCCGGGCGTCGTTCGCGCAGGAGCGGCTCTGGTTCCTGGAGCAGGTGGCGGCAGGGAGCGCCGCGTACAACGTGGCCGGCGCCTTCGACGCGCACGGCCGCCTCGACCTCGGCGCCCTACGGACGAGCCTCGCGGCGGTGATCGCGCGCCACGAGAGCTTCCGTACGACCTTCGTGACCATGGACGCCCGGCCGATGCAGGTCATCTCGCCGGTGGCGCCGGTCGCGCTGGCGGTGCGCGATGTGCGCGGCGTGAGCGAGCCGGGATCGGCGCTCCGGGTGGAGGTCCAGCGCGAGGTCGAGCGTCCATTCGATCCGAGCCGTGGACCGCTGCTGCGCCTGCTGGTGCTCGCGCTCGGGACCGAACGACACGTCGTCGTGCTCACGATGCACCATCTGATCGCCGACGCGTGGTCGGTCGGCATCCTCGTGCGGGAGCTCTCGGCGCTCTATCGCGCCGCCGTGCGGGGTGAAGGCCTCGCGCTCGACGCTCCCGCGCTGCAGTACGCCGACTACGCCGAATGGCAGCGCCGCGATGCCGGGAAGCGATGGGGTGCCTCCGCGACCTACTGGCGGCGGCAGCTCGAAGGCGCGCCGTACCCCGTCGTCGCCGCCGGGGACCGGCTCGCCTTCCGGGGGGCGGCGGTCGGCTGCGATCTCGGAGCCGGAGTGACCGAGGGCCTCCGGTCGCTCGCGCGCACGTCGGGCGTGACGGCCTTCGCCGTCGCGCTCGCGGCGTGGAAGGTCGTCGTGGCGCGGGCGGCGGCGCTCGACGACGTCACCGTCCTCTCGCCGGTCGCCAATCGCGAGCGCTCCGAGTTCGCGGCGATCATCGGCTTCTTCGTGAACCTGGTCGCGCTCCGCACGCGGCTCGATGACGATCCGTCGGTCGCGGAGCTCGTACGGCGCGTGGGGGGCGTCGTGCGCGACGCCCTCCGCCACCAAGCGCTACCGTTCGAGCTGGTGCTCGGCGAGCTCGGCGTCGACCGCACGCTCGCGCGGCCGCCGCTCAGTCCGTTCGCGTTCGCGTTGGAGCGTCCGGTCGACGATGCGATCGACCTCCCCGACGTCCGGCTCACCGGATGGCCACTCGAGACCCGTACGAGCCGGACGGACCTGGCGCTGATCCTGGTCGAGCGGGAGGCTCCGGCGCAGTGGAGCGCGCGCCTCGAGTACGACCGTGGGCTCCACGATGCCGAGGGGGCGCGCGGGCTGCTCGCCGACTTTCGGACCTGCCTTGCCGGGTTCGGGGCGGATCCGACGCGCCGGATCTCGGAGCTGCTCGCGCGGGGGGCGCTCCCGCCGCCGACGGTCGCGGATCCGGCGACGGTCTGGGGACGTTTCCTCGTGCAAGCGGCGACGAGCCCCCATGCCGTCGCGGTGCGCGCGGCCGCGCGTGTCGTCACCTACGAGGGGTTGCGGGAGCGGGCGCTCGCGCTCGCGGCGCGGCTCGGCGGTGCCGGCATCGATCGCGGTGACGTGGTGGCCTTCGCAGGCGCGCGCGGTCCGGCATGGGTCGGCGCGCTGCTCGGCATCTGGGGTGCCGGTGGGGTGTATCTGCCGCTCGATCCGCGATGGCCGACGGCGCGCGTGCGCGACGTGCTCGAGCGGAGCGGCGCGCGGGCGGTGCTTTGCGACGGTGCGATCCCGGAACCGTCCCTGGACGGCTCCGGTCGGAAGCTGATCCGCCTCGACGCGGTGGCGGCGCGCGACCCGGACGCGTCGGGCGGGGCGGTGCCCGGTCCACGTCGGGGCGACGTCGCCTACGTGCTCTACACCTCGGGCTCCACCGGCGTGCCGAAGGGGGCCCTCATCGAGCACGCCGGGCTCGTGAATCACCTCGACGCGAAGGTCGCGCTCCTCGGACTCGCCGCCGGGGACCGGGTCGCGCAGACCGCGCCGACGACCTTCGACGTGTCGCTCTGGCAGTGCCTCGCGCCGCTGCTCGTGGGGGCCGAGGTCGTGGTGCTCGACGACGCCGCGGCCACGGATCCCGCCGCACTGCCGGCCGTGGTCGCGCGCTACGACATCACGGTGCTCGAGCTCGTGCCGAGCGTCCTGCAGCTCGTGATCGGGGCGGTCGAGGCCGGGGAGACGCCGCTCGCCGGTCTTCGCTGGCTGCTCGTCACCGGGGAGGCGTTGTCGCCGGCGCTGTGCCGCCGATGGCTCGCCCGCCATCCGGCGATTCCGCTCGTGAACGCGTACGGACCGACGGAATGCGCCGACGACGTCACGCACCACGTCGTCCGGACGGCGCCTCCGGCGGACGCGGCGCGTGTTCCGATCGGCGCGCCGATCCCGGGGATGTCCGTGTTCATCCTCGACGAGCGGCTGGTGCCGGTCGCACCCGGGGACGTCGGTGAGATCTGCGTCAGCGGCATCGGAGTGGGGCGGGGGTATTACGACGACCCCGCGCGTACGGCGGCGGCGTTCGTCGAGCCGACGGGACCGGCCGCCGTGGCGTTGCCGCGGTTCTATCGCACCGGCGACCTCGGCCGGCGTCTTTCCGACGGAACGTTCGAGTGGCTCGGGCGGCTCGATGCCCAGGTGAAGCTCGGCGGGGTGCGGGTCGAGCCCGAGGAAGTGGAGGCGGTGCTCACGATGCATCCGGCGGTGCGGCGCGCCGCCGTGGTGGCGATGCCGGCCGACGCGCCGTCGCGCCTC harbors:
- a CDS encoding amino acid adenylation domain-containing protein — encoded protein: MRDRGARLGALSTEKQALLLRRLTAQAAGVSALAPVPRGAGVNVFRASFAQERLWFLEQVAAGSAAYNVAGAFDAHGRLDLGALRTSLAAVIARHESFRTTFVTMDARPMQVISPVAPVALAVRDVRGVSEPGSALRVEVQREVERPFDPSRGPLLRLLVLALGTERHVVVLTMHHLIADAWSVGILVRELSALYRAAVRGEGLALDAPALQYADYAEWQRRDAGKRWGASATYWRRQLEGAPYPVVAAGDRLAFRGAAVGCDLGAGVTEGLRSLARTSGVTAFAVALAAWKVVVARAAALDDVTVLSPVANRERSEFAAIIGFFVNLVALRTRLDDDPSVAELVRRVGGVVRDALRHQALPFELVLGELGVDRTLARPPLSPFAFALERPVDDAIDLPDVRLTGWPLETRTSRTDLALILVEREAPAQWSARLEYDRGLHDAEGARGLLADFRTCLAGFGADPTRRISELLARGALPPPTVADPATVWGRFLVQAATSPHAVAVRAAARVVTYEGLRERALALAARLGGAGIDRGDVVAFAGARGPAWVGALLGIWGAGGVYLPLDPRWPTARVRDVLERSGARAVLCDGAIPEPSLDGSGRKLIRLDAVAARDPDASGGAVPGPRRGDVAYVLYTSGSTGVPKGALIEHAGLVNHLDAKVALLGLAAGDRVAQTAPTTFDVSLWQCLAPLLVGAEVVVLDDAAATDPAALPAVVARYDITVLELVPSVLQLVIGAVEAGETPLAGLRWLLVTGEALSPALCRRWLARHPAIPLVNAYGPTECADDVTHHVVRTAPPADAARVPIGAPIPGMSVFILDERLVPVAPGDVGEICVSGIGVGRGYYDDPARTAAAFVEPTGPAAVALPRFYRTGDLGRRLSDGTFEWLGRLDAQVKLGGVRVEPEEVEAVLTMHPAVRRAAVVAMPADAPSRLVAHVEADAGPEDALAARLRDWAAERLPAAMVPAVVAVRAALPLTAHGKVDRRALARETPNATSPRADAPALPPAAPETPTERLLADLWRQILGVEVRAASDGFFALGGDSLAALRLVAAARRHGLVLTPHQVFENPTLAALAGVAVSAPPPAEQGIVVGDVEPTPIQRMFLAADLPRPDHYNMAMLLEIDGGLEPTSLAIAVEHLVRHHDALRLRLRRDGGRPRLLIAGLEGPVPYAHVDLAESDPRAAAAAIEAAAPKAQASLDLERGPILRVLSFDLGPDRSGRLLVVVHHLACDAASWPILLEDLAAVYAQVEEGAPIVLPAKTTSYRAWAARLAARARSEAPRDEAAFWADQRVAAGARLPRVRAVAHPAVADVAVHTVVLEAPASGCLAAVLARSGATMETALVTAVAMVVAAAGGDDRVPLYLERHGREDAIGEVDVSRTVGWFTAVFPLCVRVAASRCPADTLEAVARRLRAVPAGGIGWGLAVFGPAAGDDAARDLGGARPEVSCNYLGRIDPPRSLGWRIAPESTGPEVGPGGTRPTALDVVAHVAADRLHVAWHYDAVAYEGAAIAALAARALDVLRALASGAIGMDGEPV